In Paenibacillus dendritiformis, the DNA window CCTTACGCCCTGCTTCCAGCAGGAGGGGACCATTTGTTAAATCACCTGACGATAACTTAATCCTCTTAATTCGGCATTTGTTTACCAAAAATAATAAACTCTCGACATCGAATGGGGTTGAAAGAAATTCTATACCCTCCTTTTCACAATACTCAATAATTTCAAAATGATATTCGGCACTTAACTCTAAATTTTTTAACAGCTCGAACTGCGACTGGGCTTTACTTGTCTTCATTTGATATTCCGCCATATCCGCATAGGAGGTAACAAGGTGCTGAGCTTTAAACGTTTGAAACTTTATGGCGTCAGCTCCAGATTGAGCGGCTACCCGCACAAGTTCTTTTGCCATCTCCAGTGAACCGTTATGATTAACGCCTGCTTCTGCAATAATCTCGATATGTTTTGTCACGCTCACCACTCCATTTAGGAAACATCATAAAATCTTTTTACAGGTGCTTCTTGCAAATCAATACTCTTCAGTGTCTCTTTTATTGGCTTGGAAGCTTGACCTGCACCATAAGCCGGTTCTTGCCGAGAAACCATTTCTTGAAAAGATTTTGAAAGAGCAACATGAATCGCTTCTGTAATATGCCTAGCCCGTGCTTCGCAGTCTATAATAGAAGGACTTCGTAAACGTCCTTTTTGTCGGTTGCCAATATTGATTGTCGGCACTCTTAGTGCAGGAGCCTCAATAATTCCGCTCGAGGAATTTCCAACAACTGCTGCGGCATGCTTCATGGCACTTAAATATTTTAATTGTCCCAGGGACGCACATAGATAGATTCGTTCCTTCTTGTTCAATGCATATCTCTCTATGTATGTGATAAGCTCCCTCCCGCCAGCATCAGCATTTGGCTTGGTAATAATTATTGAATAGTCATCATACTTTTCCAATGCCAGAATTAACTCCTGAAAATCGGTTATGGATGAATGCTGGCTTCGCGTCTCAGGATGAAATGTCACCAGAAAAAAAGGACGGCTCAATTCAAATTCGAGTTCTTTGCTTAACTCGTCTCGAGTTAGGAGCTTCAAATGAGTAAGGTGATCTAAACCTGGTGCCCCGAAATTAAATACCCGTTCCGGCGCCTCTCCTAATTGAATCACCCGTTTGCGGTATGATTCAGTAGTAGTAAAGTGTATATAAGCCATCTTCGTGATCGCGTGCCGGATTGACTCGTCGATAGCCCCCTCTGTAACTTCGCCTCCGTACAAATGAGCGATGGGGATATTCAGAAACATGGCTGCTTGCGCGGCGGCAAGCGTTTCGAACCGATCTCCAGTCAGCACGACTAGATCGGGTTGCAGTATACGAAATGCATCCGTGAAACCGATAATTCCTAGACCGACTGACTTAGACATAGCATAGCCGCTATCGCCAGACAGCAGCATATCGACTTTCCAATCTATCGTGAACCCATCTTCCTCAATAACCTTATACGTTGCCCCGAACTCTGGAGCCAGATGCATACCGGTTGCTACCAGTTGTAATTGGAGTTCTGGATCGGAAGAGACTTCCCGCAATAGCCAGTAGATTAACCCATATTCAGCACGTGTGCCAGTGATAAAACATAATTTACGCATAAAACTCTCCTGTCAAATGCGGACTGCTTGGAATATTAATGATCTGATTCTGCAGAGATTCAGTTACCTTTAATGGCATCTTCGGCATTTGTTCGTACATGGCAAGCTTATGAAGCGGAGTCCAAATAGGACGTGTCATGATACCTTTCCTATTCGTCATCTCCAGTATAGCTTCCCTTATCTGTTCATCAGGTTGGTCCAATATTATTGCATTTAGCCAGTAGTTACTTCTGGCATAAGGCATTTCTTGAAATATACTAACCCCTTCAACCAATTCAAAGGCAGCCTGGTATTTCATTGCAAGTCTGCGCTTCGCTTCAACTAGTCTCGGTAAATACTCTAATTGAGCGCATCCCAGGGCAGCATTAATATTAGGCAACCGATAATTATACCCCACTTCCGTGTGCACAAAGTTCCAGGGGTGGGGTTGTTTTGCCGTCGTCGTAATGTGTTTGGCCCGTCTAGCGATGTTTTCATCATTAGTGACGATTGCCCCGCCTCCGCCAGTAGTCATGATTTTGTTCCCATTAAAGCTGAATGCTCCTATGCTTCCTATTGTCCCGCAGTGCTTGCTCTTATAAATCGATCCTAAAGATTCTGCAGCATCCTCAACACATACGATATGAAACCTCGTACATACATCGATAAGCGGGTCCATATCCACGGGATGTCCAAATGTATGCATAGGCACCACAGCTCGAATAATATTTCCAGTTAGGCGGTTATAGCATATTCCTGCACGGACTTCGGCTATCTCGAGTAAGTAGTCTTCCAGGGCAGCAGAATCAATGCCTAATGTCCTCGCAGATACATCAATAAAATGGGGGAGCGCATGACAGTATGCTACTGCATTGGCTGTAGCCACAAAGGATAGAGAGGGAATCAAAACTTCATCTTTCTCTTGAACGCCAGCCAATAACAAGCTAATATGAAGAGCGGCTGTCCCATTAACGACGGCTACGGCATGCTTGACTCCCAAATAATCCGCAAGGTCCCGTTCAAACCTTGAAACATATGAACCTACTGATGACACCCAGCCGCTGTCTAAACAATCCTTGACGTAATTCCATTCCTCCCCTTGAAAACGAGGTTCATGCAATGATACTGTTCCATTTTGTTGTGGCAACAACTCGCTTAACTTATTGATAATGTCATTCACCATCATAGTCCATCGCCTGATTTCTATATATTATAAATGCCAGTTTTGTATAGACCCAGGTTATCGGGTTGTGTAAACCATTCAATCGTCGATTTCAGACCTGCCCTTAAGCCATCTTTTCCTTGATATTTGGGCTTCCATCCCAAAAGCCTTTCCGCTTTAGAATTATCCGCCCACAAACGCTCCACTTCGCTTTTATCAGGACGCATTCTTTCTGCAGCAGTTTGAATGGTTATTGATCGCCCCATAACATCTGCAATCAGTTCAACCGTTTCGCCAATACTAATTTCATAATTACTTCCAATATTAATTTCTTCTCCTACAGAGTTAGGCGACTCCAACATGGCAATAAACCCGCGGACGGTATCTTCTACATAGTTAAAATCACGGGTTGGATGCAGTGCGCCTAGTTCAATCACGTCCTTGCCAGATGCGATTTGCGTTATTGCTGTTGGAATAATAGCCCTTGCAGATTGTCTTGGTCCATATGTATTGAATGGGCGTATGACACCAACTGGAGTTCCGAAGGAACGGTAAAACGAAAGTGCCAACTGATCTGCTCCTATCTTCGAAGCAGAGTAAGGCGATTGTCCCTGCAAGGGGTGTGCTTCATTAATCGGAACATACCGGGCAGTACCATACACTTCACTGGTAGATGTATGGATTACCTTCTCAATATCCAACTCTCTTGCAGCCTGAAGCACATTCAACGTTCCTTTAATATTTGTGTCTACGTAGGTATCCGGCGAATGATAGGAGTAAGGAATTGCAATGAGCGCAGCCAAGTGCAGGACCGCATCGCAATCCTTCATCGCCGACTTCACACCGTGCGGATCACGTATATCGCCACTGAACACTTCAAATTGACCACGCACATCATCTGCGCAAGCATCGAGCCATCCCCATGTGTTGAACGAATTATAGAAGACAAAGGCTCTTATGTCGTAACCCTCCCGGATCAACGTTTCCGTTAAATGTGAACCTATGAACCCGTCTGCTCCTGTAACAAGAATTTTTTTATTTGACTTCACGACTATGCTCCTCTATACATTTTTCCACCTTATTTATTCCTTCTCTAAAATATTCAATGAGCCTAGGAGTGACCTCCTGCATATTAGAAGTAACGGGGAGAAGATGCTTTACCAAAAGCCTTCCACGTTTAGACTCATCCTTTTCGCTAACGATTTTTGGTATGTAGCGACGGAAAATAACGAGTTGATGGTGAAGGATAGCGGAATAAATATATGTAAATACAGGTTTATTTACAATTTCGGACCATTTTTGTTCAATAAAACTGACGTAATTATCGAAAGAATCCATGGTCTTATCAGTCGATAAAATTTGCCGACAATATTCGTTTATTCGCTCTAATGTAGAATTACATTTCCCTAGTTGCTCCAAGAGATCTTGCATCTTTTCGAGCGCCATTTTTCCATTCTCTACGCATGATGACTCATGCGATGCTGTATTAAATAATGAGCCATCAGATTTATTCCATTCTGGATGCTCATCAAGCAAGTATTCAATTGGAGTATGCTTTGTTCCTTTGATATGAGCTCCAACTTTAGATGTATTAATAAATTCAATCTTAGAATTGAAAAACGAAATAAGTTCTTCAATAGACTCTAACGTGACCATCATTGGAATGGATGTAGGGTTCGTGCCCCCACAAACATTTGGAACCTCTAACTCTGTTACTGCTTCTAAATAATCGGTTATCTCTTCGTCTGTAAAATGATCAACTTTATTGGCATAAAGCCTATTATTGGGGTAAGAAAAATCTTGTCCAGCAAAGATGATAGAAGATGCCCCCATATATACAGCTGCTTGAATGGCGGTTCCTGTTACAGAACACGCTGAAGCGAACGTTGGTGCATCCTGTTCATTAAGCAGGTATTCCGTTAATGTATCTTCGGCAATCGCCACATGAAATAGCGCTTTACGTTTATTCTCAATTATCTTATGGTGTACATATGTCCCATAAAGTAATGGAATATCGGAATACTGCAGGCCGCTAAAAACTTGATAATTTTTTTCACTTCCATCAAGAGTGACAATTAAATCGGGAATGATTCCGATACTAAATAAAAATTGTACACTTGAGCCAGCTGCAATGGTAAAAACTCTGGAAGATAGTTGTTGTAAAGCTTCCTTATCCAAATCTGCCGAGGGACCTGAACCAACAATAAGAACCGGTTGCTGTTTGAGAACGTCCTTCAACTTCTTCACTGAATGACTGGAAATATTTTTAGGCATATTCAATGTGATATTTTTTACCCAGTCCTCTCCAAAGACCGCATAGGTAGCTAAGTTACTTCGATACCGGTTAATTTCTTTTTTACACAAGCGATTAAATACTCGCATCTCATCTGAATAGATCCGCTCATACCCATTAAGGCTCACAATTTTATATGAACTCGTAATTACATCGATAACACTGGTAATCATTTGTTCTTGGATAAATTCTTCCCTCCCAACCCCCAGAACAATAAGATTGGGGTGGAGAAGAATTCCTTCTAAATTTCTGGATTCTATTGCTCTAATAAAAATAGCAGGTTCAGGTTCATAAATATAAAATCGCTTATGAGGATATCTCTTCATTAATTCCTCGATATGATAACCTAATCCCATTCCATACACAAACAAATCATCTGAATCGGAAATATTACTTTCCAATGAATCACACCATCGTTCTGCCTCTTCAATTGGGTTGTACCGGCTATGAAGATAACTGATGGAACCATCGGCTTTGAGAACTTTGATCGTCACTTCGTTGGAATGAGAGTTAACAACTTCAACACTATTAGTATCAACTGAATGGCCCGTCACAGCAGTATACAGATTGGGGTAAGTTGACTGTAAAACAGATAAATTCCGTTCTAGCACATTAGACATAAATATCTCCCGCAAGTTCATTTATAGATTCAAATAACGGAAAAAATTCATAAGTAATAATATCGCCGCCCCAAATAAAATCTTCTTGTATGAGGGCATCATTAATATTATTAATATGTTGACCTAACCTTTCTATTTTTTCATCAATTCTTATTACCATTTCTCTAGATAACCCCACTTCTTTTAGTAAAGAATTGAGAAAGTTTAAGGAAACATGCAACCATTGCAACCCTTCTGTAAATTCACCAAACAATTTCCAGTCCTTCTCTGATACTTTGCCGTAAAATATAGATACCAGATTTTCTTTATGATCAAAAATTCTTTCAACATAATTTCTTATTTGGTCTAGAGTCTCATTAATCGCATCCTTCATGGTAATCGTTTGGAACCTTAATTCAGAGATGTGGTTTACATTCTTTGCTATATACTCTACATCGGTATCATAGGCTGTCTCTCCATCTATCGTTGTAGAATAAACTAACTTGCCTGTCTGAACAAGCTCTTCCCGGAAAACGTTCCACCAAGGCATGAAATCCGAACTATTTATAATCTTCTTTTTTATTTCTCCATCCGTATATATCTGCATTTTATACGCTCCTTTACTTCCTTTATTTTAATTATCGGTATGCGGCGTTCAATATTTTATGGAGGGGGGACAGGTCATAAAAATAGGCGCTTTCGCAATTCGCGAAAGCGCCCAGGGTAAACCAATTTTCTTTTAGCCTAAAAGTTTC includes these proteins:
- the neuC gene encoding UDP-N-acetylglucosamine 2-epimerase — its product is MRKLCFITGTRAEYGLIYWLLREVSSDPELQLQLVATGMHLAPEFGATYKVIEEDGFTIDWKVDMLLSGDSGYAMSKSVGLGIIGFTDAFRILQPDLVVLTGDRFETLAAAQAAMFLNIPIAHLYGGEVTEGAIDESIRHAITKMAYIHFTTTESYRKRVIQLGEAPERVFNFGAPGLDHLTHLKLLTRDELSKELEFELSRPFFLVTFHPETRSQHSSITDFQELILALEKYDDYSIIITKPNADAGGRELITYIERYALNKKERIYLCASLGQLKYLSAMKHAAAVVGNSSSGIIEAPALRVPTINIGNRQKGRLRSPSIIDCEARARHITEAIHVALSKSFQEMVSRQEPAYGAGQASKPIKETLKSIDLQEAPVKRFYDVS
- a CDS encoding LegC family aminotransferase; protein product: MMVNDIINKLSELLPQQNGTVSLHEPRFQGEEWNYVKDCLDSGWVSSVGSYVSRFERDLADYLGVKHAVAVVNGTAALHISLLLAGVQEKDEVLIPSLSFVATANAVAYCHALPHFIDVSARTLGIDSAALEDYLLEIAEVRAGICYNRLTGNIIRAVVPMHTFGHPVDMDPLIDVCTRFHIVCVEDAAESLGSIYKSKHCGTIGSIGAFSFNGNKIMTTGGGGAIVTNDENIARRAKHITTTAKQPHPWNFVHTEVGYNYRLPNINAALGCAQLEYLPRLVEAKRRLAMKYQAAFELVEGVSIFQEMPYARSNYWLNAIILDQPDEQIREAILEMTNRKGIMTRPIWTPLHKLAMYEQMPKMPLKVTESLQNQIINIPSSPHLTGEFYA
- a CDS encoding NAD-dependent 4,6-dehydratase LegB — encoded protein: MKSNKKILVTGADGFIGSHLTETLIREGYDIRAFVFYNSFNTWGWLDACADDVRGQFEVFSGDIRDPHGVKSAMKDCDAVLHLAALIAIPYSYHSPDTYVDTNIKGTLNVLQAARELDIEKVIHTSTSEVYGTARYVPINEAHPLQGQSPYSASKIGADQLALSFYRSFGTPVGVIRPFNTYGPRQSARAIIPTAITQIASGKDVIELGALHPTRDFNYVEDTVRGFIAMLESPNSVGEEINIGSNYEISIGETVELIADVMGRSITIQTAAERMRPDKSEVERLWADNSKAERLLGWKPKYQGKDGLRAGLKSTIEWFTQPDNLGLYKTGIYNI
- a CDS encoding motility associated factor glycosyltransferase family protein, which produces MSNVLERNLSVLQSTYPNLYTAVTGHSVDTNSVEVVNSHSNEVTIKVLKADGSISYLHSRYNPIEEAERWCDSLESNISDSDDLFVYGMGLGYHIEELMKRYPHKRFYIYEPEPAIFIRAIESRNLEGILLHPNLIVLGVGREEFIQEQMITSVIDVITSSYKIVSLNGYERIYSDEMRVFNRLCKKEINRYRSNLATYAVFGEDWVKNITLNMPKNISSHSVKKLKDVLKQQPVLIVGSGPSADLDKEALQQLSSRVFTIAAGSSVQFLFSIGIIPDLIVTLDGSEKNYQVFSGLQYSDIPLLYGTYVHHKIIENKRKALFHVAIAEDTLTEYLLNEQDAPTFASACSVTGTAIQAAVYMGASSIIFAGQDFSYPNNRLYANKVDHFTDEEITDYLEAVTELEVPNVCGGTNPTSIPMMVTLESIEELISFFNSKIEFINTSKVGAHIKGTKHTPIEYLLDEHPEWNKSDGSLFNTASHESSCVENGKMALEKMQDLLEQLGKCNSTLERINEYCRQILSTDKTMDSFDNYVSFIEQKWSEIVNKPVFTYIYSAILHHQLVIFRRYIPKIVSEKDESKRGRLLVKHLLPVTSNMQEVTPRLIEYFREGINKVEKCIEEHSREVK